AGTTAGGCGAAGGTGTGAAGCATCGTAGCCAAATACGCTCTGTTAGGCGACGTGGCGAATTATTTCAAGAATATCTTTTACAAGGTTAGGTAATATCATCTTTAGTGTCGAAGATAATTCCATAGAGGGAAATAGATTCGCCGGTTGAATGGCGAAGATTATGACCGTTTCTGGGCATTCACCTAATTTATTGGAGAGCTCAATCATATTTAATAAATCGTATTCGTGAGTGGACTGCCCTGAACTTCGTTTGATAGATTTTATATTTTCTGGACTAAAACATCGTTTTTCACCTGGCGAGCCCCCAAAATCTACAGCATCAACTATTATTGCAGCATCAAGTTCAGTTAGAGCATGAAGTAAATTCAGACTACTCATTCCTATATCAATAATAAAAACATTTTCAGGCAGGGTTTCATTCTTCAGTAGTGCCAATACAGCAATACCTACACCATCATCACCCATGAGGCTATTCCCTACTCCAATTATACCTATCCTCTTTG
Above is a genomic segment from Actinomycetota bacterium containing:
- a CDS encoding hydrogenase maturation protease, with amino-acid sequence MKVAVSSSSDSLSRSRSKKPKRIGIIGVGNSLMGDDGVGIAVLALLKNETLPENVFIIDIGMSSLNLLHALTELDAAIIVDAVDFGGSPGEKRCFSPENIKSIKRSSGQSTHEYDLLNMIELSNKLGECPETVIIFAIQPANLFPSMELSSTLKMILPNLVKDILEIIRHVA